Proteins encoded by one window of Gouania willdenowi chromosome 4, fGouWil2.1, whole genome shotgun sequence:
- the LOC114461642 gene encoding torsin-1A-interacting protein 2-like, which yields MAEEGTPEHVAVSSLTEAANTEDGKHDSGGDVKLSDEKDVGHDEKTTSPDQDNKSNDDEVNQPKADPQDTASNKETDVKTMAPPADGSSPPVSCSQTDLSSSLNTAGDRSHGDERSKENGLKPVSFPKTDDDDKKVTPEDISGAFADRIPEAANTEDGKHDSGGDVKLSDEKDVGHDEKTTSPDQDNKSNDDEVDQPKADPQDTASNKETDVKTMAPLADGSSPPVSCSQTDLPSSLNKAGDRSHGDERSKENGKKSLEIENLTAENLSSSDRYSDDNKIAASHTDGSTTSVSGRGANQANNQRHDEKEDKEDSDLPGDKGSEASNDRVSEAEEDGKHKEDIETPNKTLTSPAQTVIKDEEEPKAYSPQSVSFPETDDDDKKVTTEDISGAFADRIPEAEEGRKKLPWLAMAIGVIILAILVPLLRTQSLTQKHSLNQVDFFNNQMERVKAEFTHQRTELWTRSRIHLLRHLQSAQPTEPVSIILTAGLGAQQTLRCLAHSLAIAFSSARNASFLFIDGHSKAGQESDLVKLDIDRQLQGAFEGNTQAAVIHRFEELPPGSTLIFYRYCDHENAAYKKPLLVFTVLLGDQREIPADAQFSAVEEMVDDHLQKRFLSHSRPVSFDSMDRDKYGGLWSRISHLILPVAAEETVERKGCMRTEIEP from the exons ATGGCAGAGGAAGGAACACCTGAACATGTGGCAG TATCTTCGTTAACTGAAGCTGCAAACACAGAAGACGGCAAACATGACAGTGGAGGAGACGTAAAGCTGTCAGATGAAAAAG ATGTAGGCCATGATGAAAAGACCACTTCTCCTGATCAGGATAATAAAAGCAATGATGATGAGGTAAATCAACCAAAGGCCGATCCTCAAGACACGGCTTCAAACAAGGAAACAG ATGTTAAAACAATGGCACCTCCTGCGGATGGTTCTTCTCCTCCAGTGAGCTGCTCTCAGACTGATTTGTCCAGCAGTTTAAATACAGCAGGTGACAGAAGCCATGGAGATGAGCGCTCTAAAGAGAACGGTCTAAAACCAGTTTCATTCCCCAAAACAG ATGATGATGACAAAAAAGTGACGCCTGAAGACATATCTGGAGCTTTTGCTGACAGAATCCCTGAAGCTGCGAACACAGAAGACGGCAAACATGACAGTGGAGGAGACGTAAAGCTGTCAGATGAAAAAG ATGTAGGCCATGATGAAAAGACCACTTCTCCTGATCAGGATAATAAAAGCAATGATGATGAGGTAGATCAACCAAAGGCTGATCCTCAAGACACGGCTTCAAACAAGGAAACAG ATGTTAAAACAATGGCACCTCTTGCGGATGGTTCTTCTCCTCCAGTGAGCTGCTCTCAGACTGATTTGCCCAGCAGTTTAAATAAAGCAGGTGACAGAAGCCATGGAGATGAGCGCTCTAAAGAGAACGGCAAAAAGTCACTTGAAATCGAGAATCTTACTGCAGAAAATCTGTCTTCctctg ACCGTTATTCAGATGACAATAAGATCGCGGCGTCTCATACAGATGGATCTACTACTTCAGTGAGCGGGAGAGGTGCTAATCAAGCTAACAACCAAAGACACG ATGAGAAGGAGGATAAGGAGGATTCAGATCTGCCTGGTGACAAAGGATCTGAAGCTTCAAATGACAGAGTCTCTGAAGCTGAAGAAG ATGGAAAACACAAAGAAGACATTGAAACACCTAACAAGACCCTCACTTCACCTGCCCAGACTGTTATAAAAGATGAAGAAGAACCCAAAGCTTACAGTCCACAATCAGTTTCATTCCCCGAAACAG ATGATGATGACAAAAAAGTGACGACTGAAGACATATCTGGAGCTTTTGCTGACAGAATCCCTGAAGCTGAAGAAG gACGAAAAAAACTCCCGTGGCTCGCTATGGCTATTGGAGTTATTATTCTTGCCATCTTGGTGCCGCTGCTCCGAACACAGTCACTGACTCAGAAACACAGTTTGAATCAAGTAGACTTTTTCAACAACCAGATGGAGAGAGTAAAGGCTGAGTTCACGCATCAACGCACCGAACTCTGGACCCGAAGCAGAATCCACCTGCTGAGACACCTGCAATCAGCTCAGCCCACAGAGCCCGTCAGTATCATCCTGACCGCGGGCCTCGGGGCCCAGCAGACTCTGCGCTGCTTGGCTCACAGTCTGGCCATTGCCTTCTCCTCCGCCCGGAACGCCTCCTTCCTCTTCATCGACGGCCACAGCAAAGCGGGCCAGGAAAGCGATCTGGTCAAGCTGGACATCGACAGGCAGCTGCAGGGCGCTTTTGAAGGCAACACGCAGGCAGCCGTCATCCATCGCTTCGAGGAGCTCCCTCCAGGCTCCACTCTCATTTTTTATCGCTACTGTGACCACGAGAACGCAGCGTACAAGAAGCCCCTCCTGGTTTTCACTGTGCTACTGGGAGACCAAAGAGAGATCCCGGCGGACGCTCAGTTCAGCGCTGTGGAGGAGATGGTCGACGACCACCTGCAGAAAAGGTTCCTCTCCCACAGCCGCCCCgtgtcctttgacagcatgGACCGGGACAAATATGGTGGACTGTGGAGTCGTATTTCACACCTCATCCTGCCTGTGGCTGCAGAGGAGACGGTAGAGCGTAAAGGATGTATGAGGACAGAAATAGAGCCTTAA